A genomic segment from Luteolibacter ambystomatis encodes:
- a CDS encoding beta strand repeat-containing protein: MRPPVLRRFLAATCAWTFAMPALHAANAYWDDNGATTGTGVTPTGTWGSSTFWSTSSAGTTATTGWTSGDTAIFAAGTTATGTYTVTVSGTQTAAGITFEEGLVTLSGGAITLTGPTITTTANATINSAIGGTVGLTKTGAGTLTLGGANTYTGTTTINAGTLAVSSGALPSGTTVAFTNTTGTVALDITGVAQTLAGLTFGTQTTGTNTVTISGNAASSLSINTGSLTFAPTNAAGSTLTVTMATLGAFTYNNSSGTFAVQNGGGSNTSGNQTLTLSATSNTITAGSLAIGGVGGASGSTGKSILNLGLTNTIYANSIGVGNSSSRSGGTIQYATGLGTGGSLVIRDAAGTGAANITVGKNSSFSGDSTVYTSLFDTTGNGAALDALVGTVVIGNANSDGATGRQVNSNGTFKMGAGTLTATSAVIGQISGTATTGTNTYTATGLLSLTADGTATIGTVTIGNDALASIGGTTNINGQLSLDGTGGTTTLRSTTIQQGTVVAGETSRTARINWTDGTIGNISTGNLSISGISIALTGSGSHIFDITSGRTGTVSSVISTASGTTALTKTGAGTLILSGANTYNGSTIISSGVLQLGAAGVIPDGSSVTVNGTLDLNAKSETIAGLSGTGTVDTTSGSATLTIGSGNASSSFSGLIQNTSGNLSLVKTGTGTITLATANSYTGTTTINSGGGTLVITDVGALGTGNININKSGAATGTLALQLTGTNTLSNTFGGFSSTTFSGATTAASIDNISGNNTITSALTVTSSGGNGVYVRSSGGSITLAGNISQTVGTIRSVGLGGASNGLVSGNILAGTGGLSLTKDDAGTWTLTGSNTYNGGTTISGGVLQLGNGGTTGSLGSASVTNNATLTINRSNAYALGNAISGSGAFIHAGTGVTTLSASSTYTGATTVSAGTLLVNGSLGGTSGVTVNAGGRLGGTGTINSAASVTVNGTLAPGASIGALGAGAIAFNDGSTFSYELDSTAVSADLLNVGGALDLNGTVVLDLTDLATAALAQDTKFTLISYDGLWNGGIFDSHADGSVFTLGANNWQINYADTSAGTNGGSYDNFVTLTVVPEPKAALLGGIGLMLLMRRRKL; the protein is encoded by the coding sequence ATGCGTCCTCCTGTTTTACGCCGCTTCCTTGCCGCCACATGCGCCTGGACCTTCGCCATGCCCGCGCTGCACGCGGCGAATGCGTATTGGGATGACAATGGAGCCACCACCGGCACCGGCGTGACGCCCACCGGCACGTGGGGGAGCAGTACATTCTGGTCCACGAGTTCCGCAGGCACCACCGCCACCACCGGATGGACCTCCGGTGATACCGCGATCTTTGCGGCCGGCACCACCGCCACCGGGACCTACACCGTGACGGTGAGCGGAACCCAGACCGCAGCGGGGATCACCTTTGAGGAAGGTTTGGTCACACTCAGCGGAGGAGCGATCACCCTCACCGGTCCCACTATCACGACCACGGCGAATGCCACGATCAACAGCGCCATCGGTGGAACGGTGGGGCTGACCAAAACCGGAGCGGGCACGCTCACGCTGGGCGGGGCGAATACCTACACCGGCACCACCACCATCAATGCGGGCACACTCGCCGTTTCCAGCGGTGCGCTGCCGAGCGGGACCACGGTGGCCTTCACCAACACCACCGGGACCGTGGCGTTGGACATCACCGGAGTTGCCCAGACCCTCGCGGGCCTCACCTTCGGCACGCAGACAACTGGAACCAATACCGTCACGATTTCCGGGAATGCCGCCAGCTCCCTCTCGATCAACACTGGTAGTCTGACCTTCGCGCCGACCAATGCCGCGGGCAGCACCCTGACGGTGACGATGGCCACCCTCGGTGCCTTCACCTACAACAACTCCTCCGGCACTTTCGCCGTGCAGAACGGCGGCGGCAGCAACACCTCCGGCAACCAGACGCTCACACTTTCTGCAACGAGCAACACCATCACCGCGGGTTCGCTTGCGATTGGTGGTGTCGGCGGAGCTTCCGGCAGCACCGGCAAGAGCATCCTCAATCTCGGACTGACCAACACGATCTACGCCAATAGCATCGGCGTGGGCAATTCGTCCAGCCGCTCCGGTGGCACCATCCAGTATGCCACTGGTCTCGGGACCGGTGGCTCGCTTGTGATCCGGGATGCTGCAGGCACCGGCGCGGCGAATATCACCGTTGGTAAAAACTCGTCCTTCAGCGGAGACAGCACGGTCTACACCTCGTTGTTCGATACCACTGGCAACGGGGCTGCGCTGGATGCATTGGTCGGCACGGTGGTCATCGGAAACGCGAATTCGGACGGCGCGACAGGACGTCAGGTCAACAGCAATGGCACCTTCAAGATGGGGGCGGGCACCCTGACCGCTACTTCCGCGGTGATCGGCCAGATCAGTGGCACCGCCACCACTGGCACGAACACCTACACGGCCACCGGCCTGCTGTCCCTCACCGCGGACGGCACCGCCACGATCGGCACCGTGACAATCGGCAACGACGCGCTGGCAAGCATCGGTGGCACCACCAATATCAATGGCCAGCTCTCTCTGGACGGCACGGGCGGCACCACCACGCTCCGCTCGACCACCATTCAGCAGGGAACCGTGGTGGCCGGGGAAACCTCACGCACCGCCCGGATCAATTGGACCGATGGAACGATTGGCAATATTTCCACCGGGAATCTCTCGATCAGCGGCATCTCGATCGCGCTCACGGGTAGCGGTTCGCACATCTTCGACATTACTTCCGGACGAACCGGCACGGTGTCCTCTGTGATCAGCACGGCTTCCGGCACCACAGCTCTGACCAAGACCGGCGCGGGCACGCTGATCCTGAGCGGGGCGAATACCTACAATGGCAGCACCATCATCAGTTCCGGGGTTCTCCAGCTCGGTGCCGCAGGCGTGATTCCGGACGGCAGCTCCGTGACCGTCAATGGAACGCTCGATCTCAATGCCAAGAGCGAAACGATCGCCGGCCTCAGCGGCACCGGCACCGTCGATACCACTTCCGGTTCCGCCACGCTCACCATCGGCTCCGGCAATGCCAGTTCCAGCTTTTCAGGTCTGATCCAGAACACATCCGGCAATCTTTCCTTGGTAAAGACGGGCACGGGAACCATCACGCTGGCGACGGCGAACAGCTATACCGGCACCACCACCATCAATTCCGGAGGTGGAACGCTCGTTATCACGGATGTCGGAGCGCTGGGCACCGGCAATATCAACATCAACAAATCGGGGGCCGCCACCGGCACGCTCGCCCTCCAGCTCACCGGCACCAATACCCTTTCCAATACCTTCGGCGGCTTCAGTTCCACGACCTTCTCCGGTGCCACGACGGCGGCTAGCATCGACAACATCTCCGGCAATAACACGATCACGAGCGCTCTGACCGTGACCAGCTCCGGTGGCAATGGCGTCTATGTCCGCTCAAGTGGCGGCTCCATCACTCTCGCTGGGAACATTAGCCAGACGGTAGGGACCATTCGTTCGGTCGGGCTCGGCGGGGCATCCAACGGGCTGGTGTCCGGAAACATCCTGGCTGGAACCGGCGGCTTGAGTCTGACCAAGGACGATGCAGGGACGTGGACCCTGACAGGGAGCAATACCTATAATGGTGGAACCACCATCAGCGGTGGTGTCCTTCAGCTTGGCAATGGCGGCACCACCGGCAGCCTTGGTTCCGCGTCGGTGACCAACAACGCCACGCTCACCATCAACCGCAGCAATGCCTATGCGTTGGGCAATGCGATCAGCGGCAGCGGAGCTTTCATCCACGCCGGGACGGGAGTTACGACTCTAAGCGCCAGCAGCACCTACACCGGTGCCACCACCGTCAGTGCCGGGACTTTACTGGTGAATGGCAGCCTGGGAGGGACCAGTGGCGTGACGGTGAATGCGGGCGGACGCCTGGGCGGCACCGGCACCATCAACAGTGCCGCCTCGGTCACGGTGAATGGCACGCTTGCTCCCGGTGCATCGATCGGCGCGCTCGGAGCCGGAGCGATCGCCTTCAATGACGGTTCGACCTTCTCCTATGAACTCGATTCCACCGCCGTTTCCGCGGATCTTCTCAACGTCGGCGGGGCCCTCGATTTGAACGGAACGGTGGTGCTCGATCTCACCGACCTCGCCACCGCGGCCTTGGCGCAAGACACCAAATTCACGCTGATCAGTTACGACGGTTTGTGGAATGGTGGTATATTTGACAGCCATGCCGATGGCTCCGTCTTCACGCTCGGAGCGAACAACTGGCAGATCAATTATGCAGATACTTCCGCCGGAACCAATGGTGGCTCCTACGATAATTTCGTGACTCTTACCGTGGTGCCCGAACCGAAGGCCGCACTGCTTGGAGGCATCGGTCTGATGCTCCTGATGCGCCGTCGCAAGCTTTGA
- a CDS encoding beta strand repeat-containing protein, which translates to MKPSLVAFAPRSLQALAAACLLCLASRSNADIIYWDGVTGNSWSAATSWSTTAAGTTPDPAAVPGAADTATFNITGVNTAQTINLGANQSALGLVVPNTAATNIQGGGTNQTLTLGSGGITVSSGGGALTIGLATAGQNVGVLLAADQTWAVNTGNSVTLNNTLSNAGNVAPVTLTVTGTSGVNLNGVISNGGTTGTTALVLNAAGTSNIGSTTANTYTGGTILKRGTIISPSGAVNPFGATTSTVTMGDASTSVDVLLRARTVANPIVLTTGATGNITIDTVGASAATVSGGVTGTNNLRVMATNTGTMVISTGAINNAGTLTSVSTGTGAGSVTISSQIGSNVTGLTVNNSNTAAKLVLSGTTNAYTGNTTVTSGILQLGASNVIPDGVGKGNLAVTGTFDLNQSSEGINGLSGGGAIDKTSATNTSTLTVGNSDATSTFSGIIKNTAGTLALTKAGAGTLTLSGTNTYSGTTTINSGGGNLLITNPASLGSGATVAIPKGGTATGALQLQLTGTNTLTKNFTFSSATGFGGGGSAHIQNISGTNTLSGSLLLNNTGGNGINIQSDAGLLTLSGSISSSVGDSTRQFIIGGVGNGAVTGVISNTGTNVFTIIKGGTGTWTFSGAATNSGTTSLTNGTILIGVSNVGTTSGALGTGAVSIGAAANGASLLTNGAFTFSSAVNVGPTPSSGTNIIGGNTDSSSTFSGAIGLAGNATISQVATTGGNALNITGGIKATNTTTSTVTFAGPGAINVTTTPITNGTIGATAVKVTGGTVTFSVATTHTGGTSVTGGTLSLSANSLLADGGAVEVSTGATLDLNFTGTDQITKLTFDGVEQATGTWGAPGSGADHTDSRITGTGKLLVLPFIYQWTNGGGDALWSTALNWDVNLVPSTGTQVYFPNAAAGTLTNDLPPGITLDRIRFLAGGNVYTLLGTTPIGLSGGIDNLSSGFQLVGFPIVLGTNPSIGSGSGSGGLGLYGDLTGTGFTKTDAGVLELMGTNSYTGTTTVANGTLKISSATALPATTVVAFTNTTNTAALDLTSTTQTVAGLTFGTQTSGTNTVTITGTSLTTSPAALVFSPLNSANNLTVDMSSLGAFTYNNSTGALRVDSGTAVAGGNGHFSTVSLSAESNTVTAANLSMGNAGASGGVPVSTLNLGRNNTLNIGAIGIAASLSRASGVMQFGPAVTGAKSMVIRGTTGGSSTANMTLGAGNSFQVSDVDNATFDSSAGSLDALFGTITVARATTNASSRGTTVNGTFKMGAGTMSANSVVLGTVDGSGTGSTEIANALLDISGGTANISTLTFATNSLATGNTITVNSQVNIGGGATLNAATIQRGTVTDIGTLTTRINWNDGTIGNITGGNLTVGGVSLVLGASGSHTFSISFGQTGTVSSVVSGTGTLTKAGPGTLTLSGVNTYTGDTYVNDGTFALTNAFLADTSTVSVLTGGKVELNFSGNDVVAGLFIDGTQMPANGTTYGATGSGANVIDDTHFSGTGRIQVGVAADPFTPWINSFTSLTNPADKTKSADPDHDGRSNLLEFALDGDPTNAANDGKMRAAVGLDNVLTLTLPVRLGASFTAGGDLVSAPVDGVIYKIQGSTDLSDFISTNVTEVIPALASGMPALGTGWEYRTFRLPGTTSFGPHGFLRAVASEP; encoded by the coding sequence ATGAAACCCAGTCTTGTTGCATTTGCTCCCCGTTCCCTCCAAGCCCTCGCGGCCGCCTGCCTGCTTTGCCTCGCCTCCCGCTCCAACGCCGACATCATCTACTGGGATGGCGTGACTGGCAACTCCTGGAGTGCAGCCACCTCGTGGTCCACCACCGCCGCCGGCACCACTCCGGATCCCGCGGCGGTGCCAGGCGCTGCCGATACCGCGACGTTCAACATCACCGGCGTCAACACGGCGCAGACCATCAATCTCGGCGCGAACCAGTCCGCGCTCGGACTCGTGGTGCCCAATACCGCCGCCACCAATATCCAAGGTGGGGGAACCAACCAAACCCTGACCCTTGGATCCGGGGGGATCACGGTCAGTAGCGGTGGTGGCGCACTGACCATCGGCTTGGCGACCGCCGGACAGAATGTCGGCGTCCTGCTCGCCGCGGATCAGACCTGGGCGGTGAACACCGGCAACAGCGTCACCTTGAACAACACGCTGTCGAATGCGGGGAACGTGGCGCCTGTCACGCTGACTGTGACTGGCACGAGCGGCGTCAATCTCAACGGAGTCATCTCCAACGGCGGCACCACCGGAACCACCGCCTTGGTCTTGAATGCCGCGGGCACGAGCAACATCGGCTCCACCACCGCGAATACCTACACCGGAGGTACCATTCTCAAGCGCGGCACGATCATCTCACCCAGCGGTGCGGTCAATCCGTTCGGAGCCACCACCTCCACCGTGACCATGGGAGATGCATCCACCAGCGTGGATGTCCTGTTGCGTGCGCGGACGGTGGCCAATCCGATCGTTCTGACCACCGGAGCCACCGGCAACATCACCATCGACACGGTGGGAGCCAGTGCTGCCACCGTCAGTGGCGGTGTGACGGGCACCAACAATCTGAGGGTCATGGCCACCAACACTGGAACGATGGTCATCAGCACCGGTGCCATCAATAATGCCGGCACGCTCACAAGCGTATCCACCGGTACGGGTGCCGGTTCGGTGACCATCAGCTCCCAGATCGGCAGCAATGTCACCGGGCTGACCGTCAATAATTCGAACACCGCCGCAAAGCTGGTCCTCAGCGGCACCACCAATGCCTATACCGGCAACACCACCGTCACCTCCGGTATCCTCCAACTCGGAGCCTCGAATGTCATTCCGGATGGAGTGGGTAAGGGCAATCTCGCGGTCACCGGCACCTTCGATCTCAATCAATCCAGCGAAGGGATCAATGGACTCAGCGGCGGCGGAGCGATCGACAAGACCAGCGCCACCAATACCTCCACGCTCACCGTGGGAAACAGCGATGCGACCAGCACCTTCTCTGGCATCATCAAGAACACCGCCGGAACCCTGGCGCTCACCAAGGCCGGTGCGGGTACTCTGACCCTCTCGGGCACCAATACCTATAGCGGCACCACCACCATCAACAGTGGTGGTGGAAACCTCCTTATCACCAATCCGGCTTCGCTCGGCAGCGGTGCCACCGTTGCGATCCCGAAAGGCGGCACCGCCACCGGTGCTCTCCAGCTCCAGCTCACCGGTACGAATACCCTCACCAAGAACTTCACGTTCTCATCGGCGACGGGATTCGGCGGAGGAGGGAGCGCGCACATCCAGAATATCTCCGGCACCAATACCCTCAGCGGCAGCCTGCTGCTCAACAACACCGGAGGCAATGGCATCAACATTCAATCGGATGCCGGTTTGCTGACCCTGTCCGGTTCGATCTCCAGCAGCGTCGGTGACAGCACCCGCCAGTTCATCATCGGGGGTGTCGGCAATGGAGCGGTTACCGGTGTGATTTCCAATACCGGGACCAACGTGTTCACGATCATCAAGGGCGGCACCGGTACATGGACCTTCAGTGGCGCCGCCACCAACAGCGGCACCACCTCGCTCACCAATGGCACCATCCTCATCGGTGTCAGCAATGTGGGCACCACCAGCGGCGCGCTTGGCACCGGCGCGGTGTCCATCGGGGCTGCAGCCAATGGCGCGAGCCTGCTGACAAACGGTGCGTTCACCTTCAGCAGCGCCGTCAACGTCGGCCCCACACCCAGCAGCGGCACCAACATCATCGGTGGGAATACCGACAGCAGCTCCACCTTCTCCGGCGCGATCGGCCTCGCTGGCAACGCCACCATCAGCCAGGTCGCCACCACCGGTGGCAATGCGCTGAACATCACCGGCGGTATCAAGGCCACCAATACGACCACCTCCACCGTGACCTTTGCAGGTCCCGGTGCGATCAATGTCACCACCACCCCCATCACCAACGGCACCATTGGCGCGACCGCCGTAAAGGTGACGGGAGGAACGGTGACCTTTTCCGTGGCGACCACCCATACCGGCGGTACCAGTGTGACCGGCGGCACGCTTTCCCTCTCGGCGAATTCGCTGCTCGCGGATGGTGGTGCGGTGGAGGTTTCCACGGGTGCGACCCTGGACCTGAATTTCACCGGCACCGACCAGATCACCAAGCTGACCTTCGATGGAGTCGAGCAGGCCACGGGCACCTGGGGCGCTCCCGGCTCAGGAGCGGATCACACCGATTCCCGCATCACCGGCACCGGCAAGCTGCTGGTGCTGCCCTTCATCTATCAATGGACGAACGGCGGGGGTGATGCCCTGTGGTCCACGGCCTTGAACTGGGATGTCAATCTGGTGCCGAGCACCGGCACCCAGGTTTATTTCCCCAATGCAGCGGCGGGCACTCTCACCAATGACCTCCCTCCGGGAATCACGCTGGACCGCATTCGTTTCCTCGCCGGGGGCAATGTATACACCCTGCTGGGAACCACGCCGATAGGCCTCAGCGGTGGCATCGACAACCTGTCGTCCGGGTTCCAGCTCGTTGGTTTCCCGATCGTGTTGGGAACCAACCCATCGATCGGCAGCGGTAGTGGCAGCGGTGGTCTGGGTCTCTACGGCGATCTGACCGGGACCGGTTTCACCAAGACCGATGCCGGTGTGCTCGAACTGATGGGCACCAACAGCTACACCGGCACCACCACCGTCGCGAACGGGACACTGAAGATCTCATCCGCCACCGCGCTGCCCGCGACCACGGTGGTTGCTTTCACGAACACCACCAACACCGCGGCGCTGGATCTCACCAGTACCACCCAGACGGTGGCGGGCCTGACGTTCGGAACCCAGACCTCCGGCACCAACACCGTCACCATCACCGGCACCTCTTTGACCACGAGTCCGGCGGCGCTGGTATTCAGTCCGCTCAACTCCGCGAACAACCTCACCGTGGACATGTCCAGTCTGGGCGCGTTCACCTATAACAATTCCACCGGCGCGTTGCGGGTGGATAGTGGCACGGCGGTGGCGGGTGGCAACGGACACTTCTCCACGGTCTCCCTTTCCGCGGAGTCGAATACGGTTACCGCGGCCAATCTTTCCATGGGCAACGCGGGGGCCAGCGGCGGCGTGCCGGTTTCCACCTTGAACCTCGGTCGGAACAACACGCTCAACATCGGAGCGATCGGCATTGCCGCCAGCCTTTCCCGTGCGTCCGGCGTGATGCAGTTCGGCCCGGCCGTCACTGGCGCGAAGTCCATGGTGATCCGCGGGACCACCGGTGGCAGCAGCACCGCGAACATGACCCTGGGCGCTGGCAATTCCTTCCAAGTTTCGGATGTGGACAATGCCACCTTCGATAGTTCGGCAGGCAGCTTGGATGCCCTTTTCGGAACCATCACCGTGGCCCGCGCCACCACCAATGCCAGCAGCCGTGGCACGACCGTGAACGGCACCTTCAAGATGGGGGCTGGCACGATGAGCGCGAACAGCGTGGTTCTGGGCACCGTCGATGGCTCCGGCACCGGCAGCACGGAAATCGCCAACGCCCTGCTGGATATCAGTGGCGGCACGGCGAACATCTCGACGCTGACCTTCGCCACCAACAGCCTGGCGACCGGCAATACCATCACCGTCAACAGCCAGGTGAACATCGGCGGCGGTGCCACCCTGAATGCCGCCACCATCCAGCGCGGCACGGTGACGGACATCGGCACCCTCACCACGAGGATCAACTGGAACGACGGCACGATCGGCAACATCACCGGTGGCAATTTGACGGTCGGCGGTGTTTCGTTGGTCCTCGGCGCGAGCGGCAGCCACACCTTTTCCATCTCGTTCGGCCAGACTGGTACGGTTTCTTCCGTAGTCAGCGGCACGGGCACGCTCACCAAGGCCGGACCGGGAACTCTCACCCTCTCCGGAGTGAACACCTATACGGGTGACACCTATGTCAATGACGGCACCTTCGCACTTACGAATGCCTTCCTGGCGGATACATCCACGGTTTCCGTTCTGACGGGAGGCAAGGTGGAACTCAACTTCAGCGGCAATGATGTCGTGGCGGGTCTTTTCATCGATGGCACGCAGATGCCGGCGAACGGCACTACCTACGGAGCCACCGGTTCCGGTGCGAATGTCATTGATGACACCCATTTCTCCGGCACCGGCAGGATCCAGGTGGGGGTTGCCGCGGATCCGTTCACGCCTTGGATCAACAGCTTCACCAGCCTGACCAATCCGGCGGACAAGACGAAGTCCGCCGATCCGGACCACGACGGGCGCAGCAACCTCCTGGAGTTTGCGTTGGACGGTGATCCGACCAATGCCGCCAATGATGGAAAGATGCGGGCAGCCGTCGGTCTCGACAATGTGCTGACGCTCACGCTGCCGGTGCGCCTCGGTGCCTCCTTCACCGCAGGTGGGGATCTGGTGTCCGCGCCGGTGGATGGAGTGATCTACAAGATCCAAGGCAGCACCGATCTCTCGGACTTCATCAGCACGAACGTTACCGAGGTGATTCCGGCGCTGGCATCCGGCATGCCGGCTCTCGGCACGGGTTGGGAGTATCGCACCTTCCGTCTCCCCGGTACCACTTCGTTCGGTCCGCATGGCTTCCTCCGCGCCGTGGCCTCCGAGCCCTGA
- a CDS encoding sensor histidine kinase has protein sequence MFPRLILVLHFLCLAAPCSRGAESEPVDMLYRNWRTREGLPQDHIRAMAGTRDGFLWLGTDSGLARFDGVHFKAFGLHEGLGAVTVQTLYEARDGALWVGTLGGGASVLRGGKLQHAYGSGDGLPSTSVLAVAEDDSGRIVVSTRDGLSRLEDNRFVPFNPPGKKEHQAVKSLFCDLTGTLWVCIAPQEIWRWKADQWMKGSDGGPATASAFCQDREGRLWIGDPDRRLWCRTPESGWRSYQLPVQGGDINMLSSGPDGTVWASMYRRGIFGLQDGGVVVPNTGSANFLDIAETVFVSQDGQLWVGTSTRGLFALTPRKLQLGVVDEEAFGPGANFIGALRETAPGQFLIGSQGRGYYLWQNGAARPVATDPESLPTSNGNAMARTRAGWVLAGGTGGLYDYSHQTGKLSRINPSFQPLTDVWQICEGKFQELWIGLGTGELFRLADKKLTRIGYGGSNDPIKGLAMDNQGALWIGTRGSGLYRWNNNETKRYGTAQGLPSPVIRVLMVDREGSLWVGSAGGGISVLRNDKFVSFSTREGLPDDVVSQLAIDDTGRLWVGTNRGLAVITKEETDAMRSGSPEELHPLLITRADGLRSEEFTITEPFRTSDSRMAFATNDGFALLNPRDFQSDTRTPPVYIEEVSVNGKPVEPVNGELNLPPGTERLEIHFTGLHFGAPERLRFRNRLAGLEDNWGAASTDRRVEYRNLSPGSYQFELSGTIGNGLWSATPATLKVNLAPHFWETNWFRALVIISALAFVGLIVRRRERMKARRKIEALKREQAVQTERARIARDLHDDVGASLTQVALLSELAQGDLNQRPERASAHINEIFTTAQDVTRSLDEIVWAVNPAHDTLESFATFLGAFVQNYTRSAGLTARLDLPATLPATPLSSVIRHHVYLATKEILHNVVKHAWATEVHLSLSIHPGSFHLILEDNGRGLNGTSTPSPGGADGLQNLRERLQQIGGTCVYDSHPGQGTRIEMDVPLDPSQ, from the coding sequence GTGTTTCCCCGGCTGATCCTTGTTCTCCATTTCCTGTGCCTTGCGGCCCCTTGCTCCCGGGGGGCGGAAAGCGAGCCGGTGGACATGCTTTACCGGAACTGGCGGACCCGCGAAGGGCTTCCCCAGGACCACATCCGGGCGATGGCGGGCACCCGCGACGGCTTCCTGTGGCTGGGGACGGACTCCGGTCTGGCGCGCTTCGACGGGGTTCATTTCAAAGCCTTCGGACTCCACGAGGGACTCGGCGCGGTCACCGTGCAAACCCTCTACGAAGCGCGCGATGGAGCACTGTGGGTGGGCACTCTCGGCGGCGGTGCCAGCGTGCTCCGCGGAGGCAAGCTCCAGCACGCCTACGGCAGCGGGGATGGTCTGCCTTCCACCAGCGTCCTGGCGGTGGCGGAGGACGACAGCGGCCGTATCGTGGTCTCCACCCGCGACGGGTTGTCCCGGCTGGAAGACAACCGTTTCGTCCCATTCAATCCACCCGGTAAAAAGGAGCACCAGGCGGTGAAGAGCCTGTTCTGTGATCTCACCGGCACCTTGTGGGTCTGCATCGCGCCCCAGGAAATCTGGCGCTGGAAAGCGGATCAATGGATGAAGGGCAGCGACGGCGGCCCGGCCACCGCCTCGGCCTTTTGCCAAGATCGGGAAGGACGGCTGTGGATCGGCGATCCGGACCGGCGGCTGTGGTGCCGCACCCCGGAGAGTGGTTGGAGATCCTATCAACTCCCGGTGCAGGGAGGTGATATCAATATGCTGTCGTCCGGACCGGACGGCACCGTATGGGCCTCGATGTACCGGCGTGGAATCTTCGGCCTGCAGGATGGCGGCGTGGTGGTTCCCAACACCGGCAGCGCGAATTTCCTCGATATCGCCGAGACGGTGTTCGTCTCTCAGGATGGCCAGCTTTGGGTAGGCACCTCAACGCGTGGCTTGTTTGCTTTAACCCCTCGCAAACTGCAGTTGGGAGTTGTGGATGAGGAGGCCTTCGGACCTGGCGCGAACTTCATCGGTGCCCTGAGGGAAACAGCTCCGGGACAATTCCTGATCGGCAGCCAGGGCCGCGGTTATTACCTCTGGCAGAATGGTGCCGCCCGCCCCGTGGCGACCGATCCGGAAAGCCTGCCCACCAGCAATGGCAATGCCATGGCCCGCACACGCGCGGGTTGGGTTCTGGCGGGTGGCACCGGCGGCCTCTACGATTACAGCCACCAGACCGGCAAACTCAGCCGGATCAACCCGAGCTTCCAGCCACTGACGGATGTCTGGCAGATCTGTGAGGGGAAATTCCAGGAGCTATGGATCGGCTTGGGCACCGGCGAACTCTTCCGGCTCGCGGACAAGAAGCTGACGAGAATCGGATACGGCGGCAGCAATGATCCGATCAAGGGCCTGGCCATGGACAACCAAGGCGCACTGTGGATCGGCACCCGCGGCAGCGGACTCTACCGTTGGAACAACAATGAAACAAAACGCTACGGCACCGCCCAAGGCCTGCCGTCTCCGGTGATCCGGGTGCTGATGGTGGATCGTGAGGGCTCGCTGTGGGTCGGCAGCGCGGGCGGCGGCATCTCGGTATTGAGAAATGACAAGTTTGTTTCCTTTTCCACGCGCGAAGGACTGCCGGACGATGTGGTTTCCCAACTCGCGATCGATGACACCGGGCGCCTGTGGGTGGGAACCAATCGCGGACTCGCGGTGATTACCAAAGAGGAAACGGACGCGATGCGGAGCGGCTCGCCGGAAGAGCTTCATCCGCTCCTGATCACCCGCGCGGATGGATTGCGCTCGGAGGAATTCACGATCACGGAACCCTTCCGCACCAGTGACAGCCGCATGGCCTTCGCCACCAACGATGGCTTCGCGCTGCTGAACCCACGTGACTTCCAGAGCGATACGCGAACGCCGCCGGTTTACATCGAGGAAGTATCGGTGAACGGCAAGCCGGTCGAACCCGTCAATGGCGAGCTGAATCTACCTCCCGGCACCGAGCGGTTGGAAATCCATTTCACCGGCCTGCACTTCGGCGCTCCGGAGCGGTTGCGGTTCCGCAACCGGCTGGCGGGGCTGGAAGACAACTGGGGAGCCGCCAGCACGGATCGCCGCGTGGAATACCGGAACCTTTCTCCGGGCAGCTACCAGTTCGAACTCTCCGGAACGATCGGCAACGGCCTCTGGAGTGCCACGCCCGCGACCCTCAAGGTCAACCTCGCCCCGCACTTCTGGGAGACGAACTGGTTCCGCGCCTTGGTCATCATTTCCGCGCTCGCCTTCGTGGGACTCATCGTCCGCCGCCGCGAACGTATGAAAGCGCGCCGCAAGATCGAGGCTCTGAAACGCGAACAAGCCGTGCAAACCGAACGCGCGCGCATCGCCCGCGATCTCCACGACGACGTGGGTGCGAGCCTGACGCAGGTGGCATTGCTCAGCGAACTTGCCCAAGGCGACCTCAACCAGCGGCCCGAACGCGCCAGCGCGCATATCAACGAGATCTTCACCACCGCCCAGGACGTGACCCGTTCTCTGGACGAAATCGTATGGGCCGTGAATCCGGCGCACGACACGCTGGAGAGTTTCGCCACCTTCCTCGGTGCCTTTGTTCAAAACTACACGCGGTCCGCAGGCCTGACCGCGCGCCTCGATCTGCCGGCCACGCTTCCGGCCACACCGCTGTCGTCCGTCATCCGCCACCATGTCTATCTCGCCACCAAGGAAATCCTGCACAATGTGGTGAAGC